The Burkholderiales bacterium region GGGGACCGGGCAGTGGGTAGACTCGGACGCCGTATTTTACCCGGCAACATCATTGACGCCTACAACGAATTTCTAGCAAGCCGCGCCAAATTTTTGGCGACGCATCCCGGGTTTTACAGCGAACTGCGGACTACATTGGCACCGCGCCGTTAGAATTCATGCGCGTCAACCGGGAGAATCAAAAGCATTGGGTCATGCTATATTTCGCTATTGCGATCAATGCCTGCTACAAGCTTAAGTCCGGATCAATAACGTGTCGTTATTCCTAGGGCGCTTACGGGAGCAGTTAGCCGGCAAGGCCTGACTCATGGTCTCAGAATTCGAAATCATCAACCGTTATTTCACGCATCCGTCGCCGAACGCAGTGCTGGGCGTGGGTGATGACGCCGCGCTGGTAAAAATAGCCAGGGGTAAAGAGCTGGTGGTGTCCACGGATATGCTGGTGTGCGGGACCCACTTCTTGCCCGACGTCGATCCCGGCAAACTGGGGTACAAATCCCTTGCCGTAAATCTTTCCGACATGGCGGCAATGGGGGCTACTCCGCGTTGGGTTACCCTTTCCCTCGCGTTGCCCGAGGCCGACGAAAAATGGATTAAGCCTTTTGCCAAGGGGTTTATGGATTTGGCGAGAGCACAGAAAGTGGATTTGATCGGCGGCGACACCACCCGCGGCCCCCTAAATATCTGCGTGCAAATTATGGGCGAAGTGCCGGAGGGCAAGGCATTGCGCCGAGATGGCGCGAGGGTCGGCGACGAGATTTGGGTTTCAGGCCGGCTTGGCGACGCAGCGCTGGCGGTCGCGCATTTGCAAAAGCGCATAACGCTTGAAGCGCGAGAGGCACAGATCTGCCTGAAGAAATTGCAAACGCCCGCCTTGCGAATCACACTCGGGCGCTGTCTACTGCAACTGGCGCACTCGGCAATCGACGTGTCAGACGGTCTCCTGGCCGATCTGGGACACATAGTTGAGCGCTCAGGAGTCGCAGCGGTTATCGAGTTTGCCGCATTGCCCAAATCCGCGGTGCTGCGAAAGTATCTTAAATA contains the following coding sequences:
- the thiL gene encoding thiamine-phosphate kinase, with amino-acid sequence MVSEFEIINRYFTHPSPNAVLGVGDDAALVKIARGKELVVSTDMLVCGTHFLPDVDPGKLGYKSLAVNLSDMAAMGATPRWVTLSLALPEADEKWIKPFAKGFMDLARAQKVDLIGGDTTRGPLNICVQIMGEVPEGKALRRDGARVGDEIWVSGRLGDAALAVAHLQKRITLEAREAQICLKKLQTPALRITLGRCLLQLAHSAIDVSDGLLADLGHIVERSGVAAVIEFAALPKSAVLRKYLKYDAALNALLAGGDDYELCFTASKQNGAKLTKLSRKLRLPLTRIGIIKKGRGLILLDAAGKLMTWSAKGYDHFG